The Spirosoma sp. SC4-14 DNA window ATCAATCCCGGCAAGGTAAAATTTGCGCCGGGTTTATTTGCCAAAGTAACGCTTGTTCCTGCCCAGAGCCGCAATTACACCCTGGTTCCCGTTGAGTCGATTGTTGAGGGAAATGGTAAGGAAGGATTCGTCTATACGCTGGCAAATGACAAAAAACACGTCCGAAAACTTCCCGTACAAATTGGCTTTCTGGATGGCGACAAGGTTCTGTTAACAAATAGTTTGCCAACTGAAACCGCCGTTATTACAGCCGGATCGGCTTACCTGACCGAAGAATCAAGCGTGGTTGTGAAGAACTAAAAACAAGCTAAATCATTATACAGTATGCTGTCCGAATTTTCTGTCAAAAACTGGCAGTTTATGCTGGTGCTGTTTTTAGGCGTGGCTGCGCTCGGCATCAACTCACTGCTGAATATGCCCAGGGGCGAAGACCCCGAATTTACGGCTCCTAGTTTTGCGGTAGCTGTTATTTACCCTGGCACCGATGCACTCGACATGGAAAAGCTGGTTGTCGATCCGGGCGAAGCCCGATTCAATGCCCTCGAAAACATGAACCACGTGATTACCAACGTAGACGATGGGCTGGCCGTATTTCGGCTCGAATACGACTACGATGTTGACCCCGACGAAAAATATCAGGAGATTATCCGTGAAGTAAACGCTCTCAAATCCGAATTACCTGCCGACATCTACCGGATCGACATCAAAAAGTTTTCGCCGACGGATGTGAACATTGTGCAGGTAGCTCTATTGTCGGAAGTGGCATCATCCAAAGAGTTGGGCGATTATGCCGACGATCTCAAAAAAGAGTTTGAGAAGATAAAAAGCCTAAAAAATGCCGAAGACTGGGGCTATCCGGCGTCGGTCGTACGTATAGCGCTCAACATCGAAAAGATGGCTCAGAACGGTATTGCGGTAAACCGGGTAATTGGTGCTTTGCAGGCAGAAAACCTGAATATTCCGGGCGGAAACATTCAGGCCGGAACCCGCAAGTTTAATGTTAAGACATCGGGCGATTATCAGTCACTGGAAGAAATTCGCAACACCATTGTTTCAACCAATGGTCAGAAAATAATTTACCTGCGCGATGTAGCCGATGTTGATTTCAACTACGAAGACGAAACGCACATTACGCGCCTGAATGGTCATCGGGCTGTTTTGGTTACGGCTGGGCAAAAAATCGGCGAAAACATCGCTAAAGTTGGCGAGCAGTTGAACCCCGTTATTGATCGTTTCGCTAAAACGCTTCCTCCTCATATTACGCTGGTTAAAAATTTCGACCAGACGGTTAGCGTGAATAAACGACTCGATCACTTCGTTCGTGATTTTGCCCTGGCTATTTTGCTGGTTTCGCTCACCCTGCTTCCGCTGGGTTTTCGGGCTGCGGTGGTGGTTATGATTTCCATTCCCTTATCATTAGCCATTGGTTTGTCGGGGCTCGATTTTCTGGGTTTCAGTATTAATCAGTTGAGCATTGTTGGCCTTATTGTCGCCCTCGGAATTCTGGTCGATGATTCCATTGTGGTGGTCGAAAACATTGAACGATACCTTCGCGAAGGCTTTTCGAAACGGGAAGCAGCTATTAAAGCAACCAAACAAATTACGCTGGCCGTCATTGGCTGTACTACTACGCTGATTCTGGCTTTTTTGCCGCTCCTGTTCCTGCCCGAAGCCTCCGGCGATTTCATTCGTTCGTTGCCAATGGCCGTTGTTACTACCATTCTGGCTTCGCTTTTCGTATCGCTGACGATTGTACCATTTTTGTCGAGCCGTATCCTGAAAGAAGAACATAATCCGGAAGGCAATCTTTTTATGCGTGCCCTCAAACGGCTGATCAGCGGTTCATATAGTCGGTTGTTGCATTGGGGATTGCGCCATCCGGTCGTTACGCTGTTGTTTGCCGGCGTACTTTTTATGGGTGCTGTGTATATGTTCAAAATTGTTGGTTTTGGTCTGTTTCCGGCTTCCGAAAAACCGCAGTTTCTGATCAATATTGAAACACCCGATGGCACCAGTCTCTCCGAAACAGATCGGGTAGCCCGTTATGTGGAAGGTCAGCTAAAACGTGAGCCCGACATAAAATACGTTACAACAAACGTTGGTCGTGGTCAGCCACGGATATACTACAACATCATTCAGCGTAACGAATCGCCTAATTATGCTCAGTTTTATGTGCAGTTGGTTGATATGGAACCCTCGGAAAAACGGGTACTGATCGATAAGCTTCGGGAACGCTTCAAACTCCACCCGAACGCCAAAATTGAGGTGAAAGATTTTGAGCAGGGCCCCGACCAGGAGGCTCCGGTAGCAATTCGGATCTTCGGCGAAAACCTCGACACGCTGAAAGTTATGGCTGCCCGGGTCGAGACTGCTTTCAAAAAAACACCGGGTCTAATCTACGTAAATAACCCTCTGGCGAACCAGAAAACCGATTTGCGCGTACGGATCAACAAAGAAAAAGCGGGTCTGCTGGGCATTTCGATTGCCGATGTAAACCGCACCATCCGGCTTGCCGTAGCGGGTCTGAATGTTGGGACATTCAAAGAACTCAATGGCGATGATTACACCATCAATGTTACCTTACCAAAGGGTAAAGTAGCAGACCAACGCGTTCTCGACGGCCTCTATGTGAATACACTAACCGGCTCGGCCGTGCCACTGCGCCAGATTGCCGATCTGGAATTCGAGAGCAGCACCAATCAGATTCGCCACTACGACAAAGACCGGTACGTGACCATTACGGGCTTTGTTAAAACGGGCTATCTGGTCGATAATGTGTTCAACGATGTGCTCTCAAAACTCGACAAAATGAAACTCCCCACCGGGTTCAGCTATCAGGCGGCCGGTGAGCTGGAAAGTCGGGCCAAATCCTTCGGGGGGTTAGGCACTATTATCCTCATCACTATCTTTGGGTTCATTGCGGTGCTGGTGCTGGAGTTTGGTACATTCAAAAGCACGTTGATTGTTCTGTCGGTTATTCCACTGGGTATCATTGGCGCCGTATTAGCCCTTTACTTCACCGGAAATCCATTTTCATTCGTAGCCGTAATCGGTCTGATTGCGTTGATCGGTATTGAAGTTAAAAACTCGATTCTACTGGTCGATTTCACCAATCAGCTCCGGCAGGAAGGTATGCCGCTGGTCGAAGCAATCGAACATGCTGGCGAAGTTCGCTTTGTGCCAATTGTACTAACCTCACTAACGGCCATTGGCGGGCTTTTGCCACTCGCTCTGGAAGGAAATCCTCTGTATTCACCGCTGGCCTGGGTGCTTATTGGCGGGCTTATTTCCAGTACGCTACTATCGCGTGTGGTTACCCCCGTACTGTATAAACTGCTTCCACCAAGTGTAGCCGTAAAACCAGCTACTATGATCGAAGAAGAGCCAGCCCTTGTGTAGTACAAACCTTCTGTTGTCGTTATGGCTTCGTTCTGGAATCAACTAAAAAACCTCCCGAAAACATTGTGCTTTCGGGAGGTTGAAGGCCACGCAAACCAATTGAACGGCTTATTTACCGCACCAGTACTTTTCGAACAAGCTGTTCACCATCTGCCATGACACGGAGTAAATAAACC harbors:
- a CDS encoding efflux RND transporter permease subunit; translated protein: MLSEFSVKNWQFMLVLFLGVAALGINSLLNMPRGEDPEFTAPSFAVAVIYPGTDALDMEKLVVDPGEARFNALENMNHVITNVDDGLAVFRLEYDYDVDPDEKYQEIIREVNALKSELPADIYRIDIKKFSPTDVNIVQVALLSEVASSKELGDYADDLKKEFEKIKSLKNAEDWGYPASVVRIALNIEKMAQNGIAVNRVIGALQAENLNIPGGNIQAGTRKFNVKTSGDYQSLEEIRNTIVSTNGQKIIYLRDVADVDFNYEDETHITRLNGHRAVLVTAGQKIGENIAKVGEQLNPVIDRFAKTLPPHITLVKNFDQTVSVNKRLDHFVRDFALAILLVSLTLLPLGFRAAVVVMISIPLSLAIGLSGLDFLGFSINQLSIVGLIVALGILVDDSIVVVENIERYLREGFSKREAAIKATKQITLAVIGCTTTLILAFLPLLFLPEASGDFIRSLPMAVVTTILASLFVSLTIVPFLSSRILKEEHNPEGNLFMRALKRLISGSYSRLLHWGLRHPVVTLLFAGVLFMGAVYMFKIVGFGLFPASEKPQFLINIETPDGTSLSETDRVARYVEGQLKREPDIKYVTTNVGRGQPRIYYNIIQRNESPNYAQFYVQLVDMEPSEKRVLIDKLRERFKLHPNAKIEVKDFEQGPDQEAPVAIRIFGENLDTLKVMAARVETAFKKTPGLIYVNNPLANQKTDLRVRINKEKAGLLGISIADVNRTIRLAVAGLNVGTFKELNGDDYTINVTLPKGKVADQRVLDGLYVNTLTGSAVPLRQIADLEFESSTNQIRHYDKDRYVTITGFVKTGYLVDNVFNDVLSKLDKMKLPTGFSYQAAGELESRAKSFGGLGTIILITIFGFIAVLVLEFGTFKSTLIVLSVIPLGIIGAVLALYFTGNPFSFVAVIGLIALIGIEVKNSILLVDFTNQLRQEGMPLVEAIEHAGEVRFVPIVLTSLTAIGGLLPLALEGNPLYSPLAWVLIGGLISSTLLSRVVTPVLYKLLPPSVAVKPATMIEEEPALV